The following are from one region of the Halarcobacter sp. genome:
- a CDS encoding histidine kinase, translating to MDSVKLKISYKDWLYIILIGALFGFLISFFFLFLDKSLRGISTVVFSTCSAISISFFAFIFITLSNELVLPKIKEKFWILMSFIFSFLSGFLGFCFNYYLFSKTDFTIIEYISDFWFYISIISGFLTFLIGLILHQFIAMKYKNESINSEILESKIKALESELNPHFLFNALNSISELIYLDKQKAEKATLDLSKFLRNAINKDSLIPLKTELEMVKTYVGIENIRFDNNIELIIISNIKNKEIIVPKFSIQLLVENAIKHGYDSKKLNIEIKIDNDTIIVLNNGKISEKLIFGTGLSNLERRLVLLKVGKLSYNTKNDKMNFVISLEGK from the coding sequence ATGGATAGTGTAAAGTTGAAAATTTCTTATAAAGATTGGCTTTATATTATTTTAATTGGTGCACTTTTTGGATTTTTAATATCTTTTTTCTTTTTATTTTTAGATAAAAGTTTACGTGGGATAAGTACAGTAGTTTTTAGCACATGTAGTGCAATTAGTATCTCTTTTTTTGCTTTTATTTTTATAACTTTATCAAACGAATTAGTTTTACCAAAAATCAAAGAGAAATTTTGGATACTTATGAGTTTTATTTTCTCTTTTCTTTCAGGGTTTTTAGGTTTTTGTTTTAATTATTATTTATTTAGTAAAACTGATTTTACGATTATTGAGTATATCTCAGATTTTTGGTTTTATATAAGTATTATAAGTGGTTTTTTAACCTTTTTAATTGGTTTGATTCTTCATCAGTTTATAGCAATGAAATATAAAAATGAGAGTATAAATAGTGAAATTTTAGAGAGTAAAATAAAAGCATTAGAGAGTGAATTAAATCCACATTTTCTTTTTAATGCACTAAATTCCATATCAGAACTAATCTATCTTGATAAACAAAAAGCAGAAAAAGCAACATTAGATTTATCCAAATTTTTAAGAAATGCTATAAATAAAGATAGCTTAATACCATTAAAAACTGAACTTGAGATGGTAAAAACATATGTTGGTATTGAAAATATTAGATTTGATAATAATATTGAGCTTATAATTATTTCAAATATAAAAAATAAAGAGATAATAGTACCTAAATTTTCTATACAACTTTTGGTTGAAAATGCTATAAAACACGGATATGACTCAAAAAAGTTAAATATTGAGATAAAAATTGATAATGATACTATTATAGTACTAAATAACGGTAAAATAAGTGAAAAGCTTATATTTGGTACAGGACTTAGTAATTTAGAGCGAAGATTAGTTTTATTAAAAGTTGGAAAGTTAAGCTACAATACTAAGAATGATAAAATGAACTTTGTTATAAGTTTGGAGGGAAAATAG
- a CDS encoding NAD(P)-binding protein, which yields MKLYDLAVVGSGIGGSMIASLNKDKNTIVFEKDKNLGGCASTYKRYGSYFNTGATTFVGYEDNHPIKDIFDKANYKPDIIKSEVAIRIIQNKKIIDRVKDFDRFLEDINKAYPNKNNKIFWQKIKDIDEKFWQLKKLFYSKYSLNAYIKTANSFIELFFNFNTYTFKSAKSFIKEILGDISKEYQDFIDAQLLITLQTTSKEIPVLSLALGLAYPFHDVFYVNGGMGSLFEGLLKDIELKRKEQIIKVIKEKDKYRLISKKDEYLTSNLILNSTVYDSANLFEDKKIQEYYQQFTFNNQSAFVINFNLQTSEEPLHHYQIILDSQIPNTISNSFFISFSSKDDKVMSKNGYSVTISTHTNATYWENINKDEYIKQKAVCEEFIINSFLEHFENINKKDIINISSATSKTFRRYINRANCGGNAITIKNILNLPSCTTPFKGLYNVGDTIFAGQGWPGIAIGVKVLNEELNG from the coding sequence ATGAAACTTTATGATTTAGCTGTTGTTGGCTCAGGTATAGGTGGAAGTATGATTGCCTCACTAAATAAAGATAAAAATACAATAGTTTTTGAAAAAGATAAAAATCTTGGAGGATGTGCTAGTACCTATAAAAGATATGGCTCATATTTTAATACAGGGGCTACAACATTTGTAGGTTATGAAGATAATCATCCTATAAAAGATATTTTTGATAAGGCAAATTATAAACCAGATATTATTAAAAGTGAAGTTGCTATTAGAATAATACAAAATAAAAAAATAATAGATAGGGTTAAAGATTTTGATAGATTTTTAGAAGATATAAATAAAGCATATCCAAATAAAAATAATAAAATCTTTTGGCAAAAGATTAAAGATATTGATGAAAAATTTTGGCAATTAAAAAAGCTCTTCTATTCAAAATACTCATTAAATGCATATATAAAAACAGCAAACTCTTTTATAGAGCTTTTTTTTAACTTTAATACATATACATTTAAAAGTGCAAAAAGTTTTATAAAAGAGATTTTAGGTGATATCTCTAAAGAGTATCAAGATTTTATTGATGCCCAATTACTAATTACACTTCAAACTACTTCAAAAGAGATACCAGTATTATCTTTAGCTTTGGGATTAGCATATCCATTTCATGATGTTTTTTATGTAAATGGTGGAATGGGAAGTTTATTTGAAGGATTGTTAAAAGATATTGAGCTAAAAAGAAAAGAACAAATCATAAAAGTAATAAAAGAAAAAGATAAATATAGACTCATATCAAAAAAAGATGAATATTTAACTTCAAATTTAATTTTAAATTCAACTGTATATGATAGTGCAAATTTATTTGAAGATAAAAAGATTCAAGAATATTATCAGCAATTCACTTTTAATAATCAAAGTGCCTTTGTTATAAATTTTAATTTACAAACTAGTGAAGAACCTCTTCATCATTATCAAATAATTTTAGATTCACAGATTCCAAATACAATTTCCAACTCTTTTTTTATCTCATTTTCTTCAAAAGATGACAAAGTGATGAGTAAAAATGGTTATAGCGTTACAATATCAACACACACAAATGCTACTTATTGGGAAAATATAAATAAAGATGAATATATAAAACAAAAAGCTGTTTGTGAAGAATTTATTATAAACTCTTTTTTAGAACATTTTGAGAATATTAATAAAAAAGATATAATTAATATATCAAGTGCCACTTCAAAAACTTTTAGAAGATATATAAATAGAGCAAATTGTGGTGGAAATGCAATAACAATTAAAAACATACTTAATTTACCAAGTTGTACAACTCCTTTTAAAGGTTTATATAATGTGGGAGATACAATTTTTGCTGGGCAAGGTTGGCCTGGGATTGCAATTGGTGTGAAAGTATTAAATGAGGAATTAAATGGATAG